One window of Canis lupus baileyi chromosome 21, mCanLup2.hap1, whole genome shotgun sequence genomic DNA carries:
- the LOC140613587 gene encoding LOW QUALITY PROTEIN: aldehyde dehydrogenase family 3 member B1-like (The sequence of the model RefSeq protein was modified relative to this genomic sequence to represent the inferred CDS: inserted 2 bases in 1 codon) → MDPLADTLRRLREAFSAGRTRSPEFRAAQLKGLGRFLQENKQLLQEALAQDLHKSVFEAETSELLMCQNEVDLALKNLHNWMKDEPVAKNLFTQLDSAFIQKEPFGLVLIIAPWNYPMNLPLVSLVGALATGNCVVLKPSELSKSTEKVLAEVLPQYLDQSCFAVVLGGPQETRQLLEHKFDYIFFPGSPRVGRIVMTAAAKHLTPVTLELGGKNPCYVDDDCDPQTVANRVAWFRYFNCGQTCVAPDYALCSPHTRXGAITRFYGDDPRRSPSLGRVRRLRGLLGCGRVAIGGQSNRTSAPSVVTQMLHQTSSGIVGSNQGFIHLTLSTLPLGSVDEPCPPLEPPPRPPPPSLGLSSLPAVGCCYGWVGCRP, encoded by the exons ATGGACCCCTTGGCGGACACCCTGCGGCGGCTGCGGGAGGCCTTCAGCGCGGGGCGGACGAGGTCCCCCGAGTTCAGGGCTGCGCAGCTCAAGGGCCTGGGCCGCTTCCTGCAAGAAAACAAGCAGCTTCTGCAGGAGGCGCTGGCGCAGGACCTGCACAag TCAGTCTTTGAGGCTGAAACATCTGAGCTCCTCATGTGCCAGAATGAGGTTGACCTGGCGCTCAAGAATCTGCACAACTGGATGAAGGATGAGCCTGTGGCCAAGAACCTG TTCACGCAGCTGGACTCGGCCTTCATCCAGAAGGAGCCCTTCGGCCTGGTGCTCATCATCGCGCCCTGGAACTACCCCATGAACCTGCCGCTGGTGTCCCTGGTGGGTGCCCTGGCCACAG GGAACTGTGTGGTGTTGAAGCCATCAGAATTAAGTAAGAGCACGGAGAAGGTCCTGGCTGAGGTCCTGCCCCAATACCTGGACCAG agctgctttgccGTGGTGCTGGGAGGGCCCCAGGAGACCCGGCAGCTGCTAGAACACAAGTTTGACTACATCTTCTTCCCTG GGAGCCCCCGGGTGGGCAGGATCGTCATGACCGCCGCCGCCAAGCACCTGACGCCCGTCACGCTGGAGCTGGGGGGCAAGAACCCCTGCTACGTGGACGACGACTGCGACCCCCAGACCGTGGCCAACCGCGTGGCCTGGTTCCGCTACTTCAACTGCGGCCAGACGTGCGTGGCGCCCGACTACGCCCTGTGCAGCCCCCACACGCG GGGCGCCATCACCCGCTTCTACGGCGACGACCCGCGGCGCTCCCCGAGCCTGGGCCGCGTCCGGCGGCTGCGGGGCCTGCTGGGCTGCGGCCGCGTGGCCATCGGCGGCCAGAGCAACAGGACGAGCGCTCCATCG GTAGTGACCCAGATGCTCCATCAGACCAGCAGCGGCATTGTCGGAAGCAACCAGGGCTTCATTCACCTGACTCTGTCGACCTTGCCGCTGGGGAGCGTTGATGAGCCCTGCCCTCCTCTAGagcccccaccccgacccccacccccaagcctgGGGTTG AGCTCCCTGCCAGCTGTGGGCTGCTGCTACGGCTGGGTGGGCTGCCGGCCTTAG
- the UNC93B1 gene encoding protein unc-93 homolog B1: MEAEPPLYRVAGAAGAQGDEDRLGVPDGSGAPLDELVGAYPNYNEEEEERRYYRRKRLGVLKNVLAASTGGMLTYGVYLGLLQMQLILHYDETYREVKYGNMGLPDIDNKMLMGINVTPIAALLYTPVLIRFFGTKWMMFLAVGIYALFVSTNYWERYYTLVPSAVALGMAIVPLWASMGNYITRMAQKYYEYSHYKERDEQGPQQRPPRGSHAPYLLVFQAIFYSFFHLSFACAQLPMIYFLNHYLYDLNHTLYNVQSCGTNSQGILSGFNKTVLRTLPRSGNLIVVESVLMAVAFLAMLLVLGLCGAAYRPTEEIDLRSVGWGNIFQLPFKHVRDFRLRHLVPFFIYSGFEVLFACTGLALGYGVCSVGLERLAYLLVAYSLGASASSILGLLGLWLPRPVPLVAGAGLHLLLTLGLFFWAPAPRVLQHIWILYVAAVLWGVGSALNKTGLSTLLGILYEDKERQDFIFTIYHWWQAVAIFTVYLGSSLPMKAKLAVLLLTLLAAAASYLWMEHKLQRGLVPRQPRIPRPQHKVRGYRYLEEDNSDESDAEGEHGGGGGGPGDGVEEEVAPSGPRPGPEPGGLGRRPCPYEQALGGDGPEEQ; encoded by the exons ATGGAAGCCGAGCCGCCGCTCTACCGGgtggcgggggccgcgggggcgcagGGCGATGAGGACCGGCTCGGGGTCCCAGACGGGTCCGGGGCTCCG CTGGACGAGCTGGTGGGCGCGTACCCCAACTACAACGAGGAGGAGGAAGAGCGCCGCTACTACCGCCGCAAGCGCCTCGGCGTGCTCAAGAACGTGCTGGCGGCCAGCACCGGCGGCATGCTCACCTACGGCGTCTACCTGG GCCTCCTGCAGATGCAGCTGATCCTGCACTATGATGAGACCTACCGCGAGGTGAAGTATGGCAACATGGGCCTGCCGGACATTGACAACAAGATGCTGATGGGCATCAACGTGACCCCCATCGCGGCTCTGCTCTACACACCTGTGCTCATCAG GTTTTTTGGCACCAAGTGGATGATGTTTCTGGCTGTGGGCATCTATGCCCTCTTTGTCTCCACCAACTACTGGGAGCGTTACTACACCCTTGTGCCCTCAGCTGTGGCCCTGGGCATGGCCATCGTGCCACTTTGGGCCTCCATGGGCAACTACATCACCAG GATGGCTCAGAAGTATTACGAGTACTCCCACTATAAGGAGCGGGATGAGCAGGGCCCCCAGCAGCGCCCGCCTCGGGGCTCCCATGCACCATACCTCCTGGTCTTCCAAGCGATCTTCTATAGCTTCTTCCAT CTGAGCTTCGCCTGTGCCCAGCTGCCCATGATCTACTTCCTGAACCACTACCTGTATGACCTGAACCACACACTCTACAATGTGCAGAGCTGCG GTACTAACAGCCAGGGCATCCTCAGTGGCTTCAACAAGACTGTTCTGCGGACGTTACCACGGAGCGGGAACCTCATTGTGGTGGAGAGTGTGCTCATGGCGGTGGCTTTCCTGGCCATGCTGCTG GTGCTGGGGCTGTGCGGCGCCGCCTACCGGCCCACGGAGGAGATCGACCTGCGCAGCGTGGGCTGGGGCAACATCTTCCAGCTGCCCTTCAAGCACGTGCGCGACTTCCGCCTGCGGCACCTCGTGCCCTTCTTTATCTACAGCGGCTTCGAGGTGCTCTTTGCCTGCACTGGGCTCGCCCTG gGCTATGGTGTGTGCTCAGTGGGACTGGAACGCCTGGCCTACCTCCTTGTGGCTTACAGCCTGGGCGCGTCAGCCTCCTCAATCCTAGGCCTGCTGGGGCTGTGGCTGCCTCGCCCGGTGCCTCTGGTGGCTGGGGCTGGCCTGCACCTGCTCCTCACACTTGGCCTCTTTTTCTGGGCCCCTGCACCTCGGGTCCTGCAACACATTTGGATCCTCTACGTAGCAGCTGTCCTCTGGGGTGTAGGCAGTGCCCTCAATAAGACCGGGCTCAGCA CACTCTTGGGAATCCTCTATGAGGACAAAGAAAGACAAGACTTCATCTTCACTATCTACCACTGGTGGCAGGCAGTGGCCATCTTCACCGTGTACCTGGGCTCAAGCCTGCCCATGAAG GCCAAGCTGGCGGTGCTGCTGCTGACGCTGCTGGCGGCCGCGGCCTCGTACCTGTGGATGGAGCACAAGCTGCAGCGGGGCCTGGTCCCACGCCAGCCCCGCATCCCGCGGCCGCAGCACAAGGTGCGCGGCTACCGCTACCTGGAGGAGGACAACTCCGACGAGAGCGACGCGGAGGGCGAGcacggcggtggcggcggcggcccgggggacggcgtggaggaggaggtggcgcCCTcggggccccggcccggccccgaaCCAGGCGGCCTCGGCCGCCGACCCTGCCCCTACGAACAGGCCCTGGGGGGCGACGGGCCCGAGGAGCAGTGA